Below is a genomic region from Bradyrhizobium sp. 1(2017).
CAGTCCGGATTATAGAGCTTTGCCGCGCGCTCGCCGATCGGCGCCATCTTGCCGAGCTCGGGCGGGACCACCAGCGATTTCAGCACCGGGCCGTAGCCGTAGTCCTTGAGCATCACCAGCTGGATTTTTGGATCGAGCAGCGTCTTGACGAAGCTCACGGCCAACGGCGAAGCGTTGGGCTTGTTGATCGGACAGGCCGTCGTCAGCAGCGTTGCCGCGCCTTCCTTCGGATAGACAAAGTCGACGGGGAAGCCGGTGTTGGCGAAGCTCTGCACGCGGCCGGTGCCCCACACCGCGATCACGGCCTGACCGGACTGGAACAGCTCGGTCATCTTGCCCGGCGACGGCTCGTAGGCGAGCACGTTCGGATTGACCTGCTCCTTGAAGATCTTGAAGCCGGAATCGACGTTGGTCTCACCGCCGCCGTTCATCTTCGACAGCATCACCAGCGCCTCTAAGCCGTAGGTGTTGTTGATCGGCGGGATCACGAGCTGCTTGGCGTATTTCGTGTCCTTCAGATCGTTCCACGAGGTCGGCGGCGCCCAGCCTTTCTCCTTGAACACCTTGGTGTTGTACATCAGGCCGGTCGCGACGATGCCGATCGCGACTGCGCGATCGTCCTTGAAGCGCGCGGTGTCGTAGAGATCGGCCGGCAATCCGTCGAGCTTGCCGCAGAAGCCGAGCTGGATCGCCTGGTACATCGGGCCGTCGTCGACGATGGCGACGTCGATCTGCTGATTGCCCTTCTGCGCCTGGAGCTTGGCGAGCGTGTCGGTGGAGTTGCCGGCGACATACTCGACCTTGACGCCGTTCCCCTTCTCGAAGGCCGGGATCACCTCGTCACGGATCGTCTTCTCGAACGAGCCGCCATAGCCGGCGACATAGAGCGTCTTCTGCTGGGCCGAGGCGGCCGACGGGACGGCGATGAGGGCTGCGATGCTGACCGCGGCCAGAAGGCGGAAAGTCTTCATGTGGACCGATCTCCATACCGGAATGAGGTGACGTGCCGACAAGTCTCCGGCCGAAGCGCCTTCCGCATTTCCTTCCGCGCAAATCCCTTCCCGATCAGGGCTCCGGCCCCTGCTCGGCGGGTTTTGGCGCGATCTGGAGGTTTGAATCCCTCCAATCTGCCGAAAAAGCGGGCTGACTCCAGCTCTGATGAAAAAGATCGCAGACGCAGACTTCCATCGTACAATGAATAATGGCACCCTCTGCATACTGAAATGTTATGAACGGAATTGGGATGGCGCGGATCAATTCGCGGCAGGTCGAGGCCTTCCGCGCGACGATGCTGACCGGCAGCGTCACCGAGGCGGCAAAGCTGATGGTGGTGACGCAGCCTGCGGTCAGCCGGCTGCTGCGCGACTTCCAGGCCCTTCTGAAAATGGAGCTGTTCGAGCGCCGCGGCACCGGTCTCGTGCCGACCGCTGCCGCGATGGCGCTCTACACCGAGGTTGAGCGCTCCTTCGTCGGTCTCGAACGCATCACCGCGGCCGCCGAGGAAATCCGCGGCCGCCGCACCGGCTCGCTGCGCATCGCCGCGCTGCCGGCGTTGGCGAACGGCTATCTGCCGCGGCTCGCCGGACACTTCCTGAAGGAACGCCCCAACCTCAACCTCGCCTTCTTCGGCGTGATCTCGCCGATCGTGGTCGACTGGGTGCTGAACAATCAATGCGACATCGGCTTTGCCGAGGTCCCGATCGCGCATTCCGGCCTGCCCAGCCTGCGGCTTCCGGCGCTCGCCCGCGTCGCGGTGCTGCCGACCGGACATCATCTGGCGGAAAAGGAAGTGCTGGAGCCGCGTGATTTCGAGGGCGAGACGTTCATCTCGCTGTCGGCGGGATCGTCGAGCCGGCACCTCGTCGACCAGGTCTTCCATCGCAGCGACGTCCGCCGTGTGCTCCGCGTCGAGACCACGCTGTCGGAGATCATGTGCGGGATGGTGTCATCGGGACTCGGGGTGTCGATCTGCGATCCCTTCACTGCGCAGGAATTCGCCACGCGCGGCGTCGTCGTCCGCCGCTTCCTGCCGCGCATCGACTTCGAGTTCTCCGCCGTCTTTCCGGCGCAGCGCAGTCCCTCGCCGGTGGCGCTGGATCTGGTCGAGACCATGCGCAAGGCGCTCACAAAACTTGAGGACGAGTCCGCACAGGATTTTGCGCCCGGTTGACTTGGACGCTTTGCGGGTCTCGCTATATCCTCTCGGTATCCGCAGGTAGCACATGGCACGCATCACCATCATCGAGACCGGGCTCGTTCCTCAAAAGCATCGCGAGCGCCACGGCTCGTTTCCGGACATGTTCGAGCGCATGGTCCGCGCCGAGGATCCCGCGGCCACGGTGGATGTCATCAGCATCCCGAATGGCGATGAACTGCCCGATCCACGCAAGCTCGACGCCGTGCTGATTACCGGCGCGGCGGCCGGCGTCTATGACGGCCTCGACTGGATCGCGCCGCTGGAAGATTTCGTGCGCAGGGCTTACGCCAACAAGACGCCGATGGTCGGCATCTGCTTCGGCCATCAGCTGATCGCACAGGCGCTCGGCGGCACCGTGCGCAAGTCGGACAAGGGCTGGGGCATCGGCCGGCACGTCTATCGGGTGCTGCCGGAGAACGGCGTGGTCGACGGCGAGACGGTCGCCATTGCCTGCTCGCATCAGGACCAGGTGATCGAGCCACCCAACGACGCCCTCACGATCCTCTCGTCCGACTTCACCCCGCATGCCGGCCTGCTCTACGCCAACGGCACCACGCTGACCGTACAGCCGCATCCGGAGTTCGACGTCGAATTCGCGCAAGTCTGCTGCGATCTGCGCGACGGCAAGGCGCCCGATGACGTCGTCGCCACAGCGCGGCAATCACTGGCGGAGCCGATGGACAGCGCGAAGCTCGGCGGCGCGATCACGAGGTTCTTGGCGAGGCGCGCGAGCTCCTGAACTCGCCTCTTCCCTTCTCCCCCTGTGGGAGAAGGTGGCGCGAAGCGCCGGATGAGGGGTCTCGCTCCACAAGCGAGATGTTCACGAGCGGAGAGATACCCCTCACCCGCCTCGCCGCTCCGCAGCGAGCCACCCTCTCCCGCAAGGGGAGAGGGTGCAGCGTGCTCGCCGCACGATCTCGCGAACCTCAGAACGGGTCGGTCCCCAGTCCTGGCACATCGGCCGGCCGCGGTCCGGGCGCGGACCAGTGAAAGCGGCGATCCTTCTCCGCGATCATGATGTCGTTGATCGACGCTTCGCGCCGCCGCATCAGGCCGTGCTCGTCGAACTCCCACTGCTCGTTGCCGTAGGAACGATACCACTGGCCTTTGCCGTCGTGCCATTCGTACTGGAAGCGCACCGCGATGCGGTTGCCGTCGAACGCCCAGAGGTCCTTGATCAGACGGTAATCGTGCTCCTTCTCCCATTTGCGGGTGAGGAAGGCGACGATGGCCTCACGGCCCTGAAACACTTCCGAGCGATTGCGCCAGCGGCTGTCCTCGGTATAGGCCAGCGACACCTTCACCGGATCGCGCGAATTCCAGGCATCCTCGGCCAGGCGCGCCTTTTGCGCGGCAGTTTCTCTCGTGAAGGGTGGAAGCGGCGGGCGCGACATGGGGGGCCTCATCGATGGATTGAGGCCGCAATCTATCGCTGCATCTGACGGAGTCGATAGGCCATGACAGATCAGGCGATCACTTATCGGGCGATCACGAAATCAGATCGGCCTTCATCAAGGCGCGGATCGATTTCGGGATCGGCTGGGCGCGGCCGCCACTGATGAAGGCGACGCGGACCTCGGCCTTCACCAGCACATCCTCGCCACGCCGCACCTCCTGCGCCAGCATGATCGAGGCGCCCTTCACCGCGATCGGCCAGGTCACGACGTCGAGCACGTCGTCCATCCGCGCCGGCTTGAGGAAATCCAGATGCATCGAGCGCACCACGAAAGCGAAGCCGGCGCCTTCGGTCTCGACCTGATCGAACAGCGCCTGCTGCTCGGCGCCCATCAGCCTGAGATGATTGGTCCGGCCGCGCTCCATGTAGCGCAGGTAGTTGGCGTGATAGACGATCCCCGAGAAATCCGTATCCTCGTAATAGACGCGGACCTGCATGTGGTGGCGGCCGTCGCGGATGTCGCCGTCGAGATGGGCAGTCACGTCGCGAGCCTCTTCGCTTGTCGATCACCGGCCCGTTTTGCGCAAAAACGGCCGGGCGCGCAAGCGTGTTAGGACACAACCGGTGAGGTTCGCCCCAGCGTCACCTCGACGATCTCCGGCGGCACGCCGAAGCGGAGCGGCATGATGCTGCAGCCGAGGCCGCCGGAGATGATGACGTCGCATTTCAGCCTGATATGACCATAAGCGAGCCGGATGCCGTGCTGCGGCGGAACCGCCGGCGACCAGCCGAGCAGGCGGACCTGGCCGCCATGGGTGTGGCCGGACAATTGCAGCGCGACGCGCGCGGGCACGCGCGGCGCGATGTTGGGTTCATGGGCGAGCAGGATGATCGGCGCATCGTCCGTAACCTTGGCGAGCGTCGCGCTGAGATCGTCGGCGCCGAAGCGCACCATGGCGCGAAACCGGCGCGCCGGCAGGAAGGCGAGCTGATCACCGAGGCCGGCGAGCCAGAACGGGCGGCCGTCCTTGGTGAGACGCACCGCGTCGTTCTCGTAGACGGGAATGCCGGCCGCTTCCAGCGCACGATGCGCGACGGTCGGCCCCTGCCCGGCCCGCTGCACCGTCCTGTCGTCCCAATAATCGTGGTTGCCCATGACGGCATGGACGCCGAGCGGCGCCTTGAGGCCGGCCAGCACCCTGGCCCATTCGCTCGAGGGGATGATGCGCGTGACGTGGTGCAGGCCGGCGACGTAGTCGCCGAGCAGCACGATGAGGTCGGCGTTGAGCGCATTGGTGCGGTCGACGATGGCCTCGATCCGCTCCAGCGGCATCCAGGGATCGCAGGCATGGACGTCGGCGATGACCGCGATCTTGAGCGGAAGATCGGCCGGCCACTGCCGCGGCGTCGGATGATAGCGGGTGACGCGAAGCCGCAGCACCGGCTCGACGGCAACGCCATAGGCGGCAGTGGAGATGCCGAGAGCG
It encodes:
- a CDS encoding metallophosphoesterase, with the translated sequence MITRRRLIRSIGGLSALGISTAAYGVAVEPVLRLRVTRYHPTPRQWPADLPLKIAVIADVHACDPWMPLERIEAIVDRTNALNADLIVLLGDYVAGLHHVTRIIPSSEWARVLAGLKAPLGVHAVMGNHDYWDDRTVQRAGQGPTVAHRALEAAGIPVYENDAVRLTKDGRPFWLAGLGDQLAFLPARRFRAMVRFGADDLSATLAKVTDDAPIILLAHEPNIAPRVPARVALQLSGHTHGGQVRLLGWSPAVPPQHGIRLAYGHIRLKCDVIISGGLGCSIMPLRFGVPPEIVEVTLGRTSPVVS
- a CDS encoding DUF1348 family protein; translation: MSRPPLPPFTRETAAQKARLAEDAWNSRDPVKVSLAYTEDSRWRNRSEVFQGREAIVAFLTRKWEKEHDYRLIKDLWAFDGNRIAVRFQYEWHDGKGQWYRSYGNEQWEFDEHGLMRRREASINDIMIAEKDRRFHWSAPGPRPADVPGLGTDPF
- a CDS encoding ABC transporter substrate-binding protein, giving the protein MKTFRLLAAVSIAALIAVPSAASAQQKTLYVAGYGGSFEKTIRDEVIPAFEKGNGVKVEYVAGNSTDTLAKLQAQKGNQQIDVAIVDDGPMYQAIQLGFCGKLDGLPADLYDTARFKDDRAVAIGIVATGLMYNTKVFKEKGWAPPTSWNDLKDTKYAKQLVIPPINNTYGLEALVMLSKMNGGGETNVDSGFKIFKEQVNPNVLAYEPSPGKMTELFQSGQAVIAVWGTGRVQSFANTGFPVDFVYPKEGAATLLTTACPINKPNASPLAVSFVKTLLDPKIQLVMLKDYGYGPVLKSLVVPPELGKMAPIGERAAKLYNPDWTVINEKREEWTKRWNREVER
- a CDS encoding type 1 glutamine amidotransferase — its product is MARITIIETGLVPQKHRERHGSFPDMFERMVRAEDPAATVDVISIPNGDELPDPRKLDAVLITGAAAGVYDGLDWIAPLEDFVRRAYANKTPMVGICFGHQLIAQALGGTVRKSDKGWGIGRHVYRVLPENGVVDGETVAIACSHQDQVIEPPNDALTILSSDFTPHAGLLYANGTTLTVQPHPEFDVEFAQVCCDLRDGKAPDDVVATARQSLAEPMDSAKLGGAITRFLARRASS
- a CDS encoding LysR substrate-binding domain-containing protein; the encoded protein is MARINSRQVEAFRATMLTGSVTEAAKLMVVTQPAVSRLLRDFQALLKMELFERRGTGLVPTAAAMALYTEVERSFVGLERITAAAEEIRGRRTGSLRIAALPALANGYLPRLAGHFLKERPNLNLAFFGVISPIVVDWVLNNQCDIGFAEVPIAHSGLPSLRLPALARVAVLPTGHHLAEKEVLEPRDFEGETFISLSAGSSSRHLVDQVFHRSDVRRVLRVETTLSEIMCGMVSSGLGVSICDPFTAQEFATRGVVVRRFLPRIDFEFSAVFPAQRSPSPVALDLVETMRKALTKLEDESAQDFAPG
- the ybgC gene encoding tol-pal system-associated acyl-CoA thioesterase gives rise to the protein MTAHLDGDIRDGRHHMQVRVYYEDTDFSGIVYHANYLRYMERGRTNHLRLMGAEQQALFDQVETEGAGFAFVVRSMHLDFLKPARMDDVLDVVTWPIAVKGASIMLAQEVRRGEDVLVKAEVRVAFISGGRAQPIPKSIRALMKADLIS